In the genome of Streptomyces sp. Q6, the window CATCTGCCAGTCGGAGGTGACGTCGTCCGCGCGATCGGCGTTCTTCACGCCGCGGGCGAACGTCGAGAACTCCTGGTACTGGGTCCACTGGTCGTACGCCGTGCGGACGTTCACACCGACGTCGATGCTCTCGAGGATGACCGTCGGCTTCTTGCCGCCGCCGGCCTTGGACTTCCCCTTGCCGCCCTTGCCGAACATCCCCTTGACCCCGCTGACCAGGTTGTCCTTGAGATGCCCCGCGCCGACCTCGACGGCGGTGCGCAGCGGGCCCTTGCCCTCGGCGAGCTTGCGGCCGCCGTCCAGGGCCAGTTTGGCGAACCCGGGACTGTTGCCCTCGGCGATGTCGTTCAGTCTGGTGGTCGTCCGGCCCAGCGTGCGGCCGGCGCCGGTGAGCAGACGGGTCGCCTGGGCGGCGAGATAGTCCTGGGCCTCGGCCTTGAGGCGATCCGCCGCCTGGCTCTTGGCCAGGTCCTTCAGCGGGTTCGAGGCGGGCAGCTCAGCCATTGCCGCGCTCTCCCTTCGCGCCGCCGCGCGGGGCACGCCGTGCGGCTCCGGCGGTCTTGCGCGCCGTCGGCGCCGTCTTCTTGGCGGCCTGGCCGCCCTGGGTGCGCTTGCGCGGCGCGGACGTGCGCTCGCCCGCCGACGCGGACTTCTTGGCCGGGGTCCGCTTGCGGGGAGCCTGCCGACCCGAATCCTTCGCCTCGGCCCTGTCGGCTCCGTCGTCGCCGGAGTCCTGCGCGCGGTCGTCGTCCTGGCTCCCGGCGGTGCCGCGCTTCTTCGAGGCGGCCTTCGTGGCCCTGCCGCTCAGCCCGCCGGTGGCCTTGTCCGCGGCCTGCTCGACGTCGTCCGTGTCGGGCGCCACCCCCGCTATGCGGTCGCGGACGCCTTCCGTGCTGCTGTGCAGCCTGGAGGCCAGACCTTCCATCTGCCGTTCGAGAATGGCGCCCGTGGCTGCCTTGCCGACGCCGCGGAAGTCCTGGCGGAGCTGCCCGCCGATCTCCTTGAACTGCGGATTCTTGTCCAGCTGAGTGCGCACCAGATCCATGATCATCTTGGGGCTCAGCTGCATCTTCTTTCCCGCGACCATGGTGCCGACCGCGAAGGCCAGCTTCAGCTTTTTGGTGCGGCCGAGGAGGTACCCCGCGCCGACGGCGAGGCCGAGCGTGGCTCGGTTGTCCATGATGTGTGATCCGTTTCCGCGCGCCGTGTCACGTCACGCGCCTGTTTGTCTCGTGCGGGTGGCTTCCAGCCGGTCGAGCAGCGCGTCCTCCTGCCGGTCGAACGTCTCCTCGTCGATCTCGCCCGCCTCCAACTGCTTCTCCAGCGTGCCCAGTTGCTCTTGGATCGCCGTGGGGTCGTAGTACTGACGCTCGGCGTCGGCGACCACCTGGTCCAGGACCCACATGGAGCCGCGCACGGGAGCAAGCGGGAGCAGGAGCACCTCGCTCAGCAGTCCCATGGGGTGCTCAGCCCACCTCTGCTGCCGCCGGCGTCTCTTCCACGAAGCTGTACGGCGGAAGCGGGCCGTTCACCCGGAGGACGACGTGCGGGTTCGCCTGCCGGAACGCCTCCACGGCCTCCAGCAGCTGCGCGGAGGAGGACCGGCCGGTCAGGAAGGACAGGTTGGTGACCCACCCCGTGCTCTCGGGTGCGGCACTGAGGGCCTCCGCGTGCGGCTCCAGCGCCTCGCGCACGGCCGCGGCGTCCCGCGCCTCGCGCTGCTGCACCGCGCCGGCGACCGCTTCGCCGAGCCGCAGCTTGTCCTCGTGGCTGCCGCCGCCGGCCTGCTGGTTGCGGGTCACCATGGCGCGCAGCTCGGCGTTCTCCGCCATGACCGTGTGCAGCACGGCCTCGTCGTCGTGCTGGGCCTTGATGTTGTACTCGACCCGGTCGCGCAGCGCCGTCAGCCGCTCCTTGTAGTGCTCCGAGCGCTCTTCAAGGGCGGCGGCGACCGCGTCGTCGTCGGCGGCGACACTGCCGAAGCGCATGGGCAGCACCGTCCCCTCGGCCCCTGCCTCGGACAGGACGTTCTGGTGCGCGAGCAGATCGCGACGCTTGGGCCGCAGATTCTCGGGCGCGTCGCTGACCAGCGCGATCAGGCCGCCGCCGGTGACCGTGCGGAGGGTGTGCGCCGGGCTGCCGATACCCTCCACGCCGTCGGGCAGGCCCGGGTGGCCCGCGTCGGCGATGCCGTAGACGTAGGTGCTCATTCCTGCTCCTCCTTGCGGCTCGATGTGCGGCGCTGGCGCGTCCGGGACTGGCTCTTGCCCTCGTCACGGGCCTGGTTGAAGGCGTCGGATATGGTCTCCGCCGCCCCGGAGAGGGCACCCTTGGTCTTGCCCCGGGCGCCGGACTCCATCGTGTCGCCGATCATGTCCGTCAGGCCGGACGGCTTCTTGCTGCCGGCCTCCAGATCGAGGCGGTTGCAGGCCTCGGCGAACCGCAGATAGGTGTCGACGCTGGCGATGACGACACGTACGTCGATCTTCAGGATCTCGATGCCGACCAGGGAGACGCGGACGAACGCGTCGATCACGAGCCCTCGGTCGAGGACCAGTTCGAGTACGTCGTAGAGGCCGCTGGTGCCTCCGCCGCCGCCTCCTGCGCTCTGTGTCGTGGCGACTGTCATGGGCAGTTCCTCCCTTTCCTGTCGTGGGCGCGTTCTTGCTTCTGCCGGGGGCCGGTGCGGCCCCCGGCGTCAGGAGCGGCGGTCGTCGGACCGGCCGCGTTCGTAACGCCTGAGCCGCTGGTAGCCGGTGAGCATCCCCTCGTGGTCGAGGGTGACCTCGTAGCTCGCGAGCAGGCTCATCGTGTCGGGGACGCGTTCGAGTTCGAGAACCTCGACCTCCAGCCGCCAGCCGTCGTCGACGGCAGCGAACGTCGATACCGCGTCGACCGGTTTGCCGGTGAGTTCGAGCAACTGGTCCCGAGCCTCGCGAATGGCTTCCGCGGGCCGGAGCCGCTTGCGCCGACGAGGCGCCGGCGACTCGGCGCTCTTGCGGGAACCGGAATTCTGGGCCCTGCTGCTGGTTGTCTTCTTGCCTGTGCTGGACTCGGCTTCCGCCGATTGTGAAGAGTCCGTCATAAGAGCCTCCCGCCCCCTCTGCCCGTGCTTTCCTGGCTGAATCAGAAATCCCGTGGACCGATGCGAAGCACCTGGTCCGGGGTTTGCTCAAAAGATCGACGGATCGTGCCCCGCGTATCGGGCAGCGCCGCGAACGTCTCCTACCGGCTGCCCCGTAGCCATCGGGTTACCGCACCGGGCGGAGGTATTTCTGTCGACGGTGTGAAGGTCGACACAGGTTTCCGCCAAGTGACGGGCGGGCGGATACCCGCGCGAGGTGTTCAGGAGGGGCATCCGAGAGTTCCAGAGGACGAACTCGTCGACCGTGCAGCGGTGTTGACCTTTTACGGAGCGCTGTCGATCTTTCCTGCGCTCCTGCTTCCGGTGGCGGATTCTCGGAGTCGTGAGGGAAAGGCCATTCAGCAGGTGCTGAAAGGGCTGAGACATGGGCTATGACGTACCGCGCCCAATGTGAAGGACCGGGGGTGGCGTTGGGGCACCCCGGGCGGAGGCCTCGCGCTCCGGTCGCCGGACCTGCGGAGGATGCCGAGCCCTTCGTCGAGCCCCGCGACCGCCGGGCCTGGGGCGAGCGGTACGAGAAGCGGGTGAGCTGAGCCGTACGGCGCGCCGGGCCTGAAGGCCCGCAGCCCCGTGCGGTCAGAACCGCCCGCCGGTCCACCGGGTGATCGGGCCGTGGCCGCGCCGGGCGTTCGCCCGGCCCAGCGCGTAGGCGCCCGCCAGCCCGGCGAGGACACCGCCGCCGACGCCCGCCGCCATCGCCTTGCGGTGCTTGATGACGCTCCAGGTGGTCGTCGCCGCCTGCAGGGACCTGCCCGGAACGGTGGACAGGAACGCCCCGCCGGCCTTCGCCCTGGAGGCGAGGGCGCCCACCTGACCGGCGCCCTTCTCGCGCAGCCCCGCGGCTGCCGACGAGGACTTCTCTGCCGCCGACGACGCCTTGGACGCGGCGGACCTGCCGGCCGATCGAGCCGCGCTGCCGGCCTTCATGCGCTGTGCGGTCTGCTTGGTCTTCGTTGTTTCAGCCATGCATTCCGTCTGGCCGAGACCGCTCGATTCAAACGAATTCGTGAGAAGAACATGGTGTGCTTGTGCGGACGGTGTGGACGTCGACGTGCGGACGCGCGAGGGGCGGCTCCCGGGGATCCGGGGCCGCCCCTCGCGCGTGAGTGCGCCGGTGTCAGTGCTTGCCGACGTCCTTCGTCTTCTCCTTGGCCTGCCGGGCGTCGCCCTTCATCTGATCGGCGCGGCCCTCGGCGGTGAGCCGCTCGTTTCCCACCGCGCGGCCGACGGCCTCCTTGGCGGAACCAGTGGCCTGCTCGGTCTTCGCCTTGGCCTTCTCGCTCGCGCTCATATCCGCTCACGCTCCCTGAATTGCGGCGTTCCGTGTGCGCAGTCCGTCTGACCGCTGCATCCCGTCATAAACATCGGGAATGGACATCCCTTTACGGAAATCCCTCCAGCCCCGTGCGCGTGTCTCCGCGACCGCCGTCTCCGTCGACGACCGCACCCAGGGACTGAACCGGGGCGCCGACGCCTACCGCACCGAACCCGTGGCCCCCGACGAGCTGATCGCCACCCTCGCGGCGACCCTGCGGCTATACCCGGGCCCGCCGCCGTGCCGAGACGCTCGCCAAGCGCCTGCACCAGCTGCACCGGACGACTCTCGCCCTGGACAGCGCGCCCGATACGCAGACGAAACTGATGACAACCATGGCGCGAGGACTGGTCGACATGCCCGTTATCAGGTACATACGATCGAGTAGCACCGGTCGGTAACGAGCCGGACCGGTCACCCGACGCGCGGCGAGGTGAACCTCATGTCCGCAACACCCTCCGCACCCCGGCATCAGGCGAAGGTCTCCGAACGGGAGGCCAGGCAGGTCGCCGAGGCCGCCAGGGAACAGGACTGGCGCAAGCCCAGCTTCGCCAAGGAACTGTTCCTCGGCAGGTTCCGGCTCGACCTCGTCCACCCGCACCCGATGCCCGCCGACGAGGACGCGCAGCGCGGCGAGGAGTTCCTCGCCAAACTGCGCGACTTCTGCGAGACGAAGATCGACCCGGCCCGCATCGAGCGCGAGGCGAAGATCCCGGACGAGACGATCAACGGGCTCAAGGAGCTCGGCGCCCTCGGCATGAAGATCGACACGAAGTACGGCGGCCTCGGCCTGACGCAGGTCTACTACAACAAGGCCCTCGCGCTGGTCGGTTCGGCGAGCCCGGCCATCGGCGCGCTGCTCTCGGCGCATCAATCCATCGGCGTACCACAGCCGTTGAAGCTGTTCGGCACGCAGGAGCAGCGCGACGCGTTCCTGCCGCGGTGCGCCCGCACCGACATCAGCGCGTTCCTGCTCACCGAACCCGACGTGGGCTCCGACCCGGCCCGCCTGGCGACGACGGCCGTCCCCGACGGGGACGACTACGTCCTCGACGGAGTGAAGCTGTGGACGACGAACGGGGTCGTGGCCGACCTCCTCGTCGTCATGGCCCGCGTCCCGAAGTCGGAGGGCCACCGGGGCGGCATCACCGCCTTCGTGGTCGAGGCCGCCGCCGAGGGCGTCACCGTCGAGAACCGCAACGCCTTCATGGGACTACGCGGCCTGGAGAACGGCGTCACCCGCTTCCACCAGGTCCGGGTGCCGGCCGCGAACCGGATCGGCGCCGAGGGCGCGGGCCTCAAGATCGCACTCACCACCCTCAACACGGGCCGCCTGTCGCTGCCCGCGATGTGCGTGGGCGCCGGCAAGTGGTGCCTGAAGATCGCCCGAGAGTGGTCGGCGGCGCGTGAGCAGTGGGGCAAACCGGTCGCGTTCCACGAGGCGGTCGGTTCGAAGATCAGCTTCATCGCGGCGACCACGTTCGCCCTGGAGGCCGTCCTCGACCTCTCCTCGCAGATGGCGGACGAGGACCGCAACGACATCCGCATCGAGGCCGCACTCGCCAAGCTGTACGGCTCCGAGATGGC includes:
- a CDS encoding DNA primase, producing MDNRATLGLAVGAGYLLGRTKKLKLAFAVGTMVAGKKMQLSPKMIMDLVRTQLDKNPQFKEIGGQLRQDFRGVGKAATGAILERQMEGLASRLHSSTEGVRDRIAGVAPDTDDVEQAADKATGGLSGRATKAASKKRGTAGSQDDDRAQDSGDDGADRAEAKDSGRQAPRKRTPAKKSASAGERTSAPRKRTQGGQAAKKTAPTARKTAGAARRAPRGGAKGERGNG
- a CDS encoding gas vesicle protein GvpG — translated: MGLLSEVLLLPLAPVRGSMWVLDQVVADAERQYYDPTAIQEQLGTLEKQLEAGEIDEETFDRQEDALLDRLEATRTRQTGA
- a CDS encoding GvpL/GvpF family gas vesicle protein, giving the protein MSTYVYGIADAGHPGLPDGVEGIGSPAHTLRTVTGGGLIALVSDAPENLRPKRRDLLAHQNVLSEAGAEGTVLPMRFGSVAADDDAVAAALEERSEHYKERLTALRDRVEYNIKAQHDDEAVLHTVMAENAELRAMVTRNQQAGGGSHEDKLRLGEAVAGAVQQREARDAAAVREALEPHAEALSAAPESTGWVTNLSFLTGRSSSAQLLEAVEAFRQANPHVVLRVNGPLPPYSFVEETPAAAEVG
- a CDS encoding gas vesicle structural protein GvpA produces the protein MTVATTQSAGGGGGGTSGLYDVLELVLDRGLVIDAFVRVSLVGIEILKIDVRVVIASVDTYLRFAEACNRLDLEAGSKKPSGLTDMIGDTMESGARGKTKGALSGAAETISDAFNQARDEGKSQSRTRQRRTSSRKEEQE
- a CDS encoding gas vesicle protein; amino-acid sequence: MTDSSQSAEAESSTGKKTTSSRAQNSGSRKSAESPAPRRRKRLRPAEAIREARDQLLELTGKPVDAVSTFAAVDDGWRLEVEVLELERVPDTMSLLASYEVTLDHEGMLTGYQRLRRYERGRSDDRRS
- a CDS encoding CsbD family protein, which encodes MSASEKAKAKTEQATGSAKEAVGRAVGNERLTAEGRADQMKGDARQAKEKTKDVGKH
- a CDS encoding acyl-CoA dehydrogenase family protein, encoding MSATPSAPRHQAKVSEREARQVAEAAREQDWRKPSFAKELFLGRFRLDLVHPHPMPADEDAQRGEEFLAKLRDFCETKIDPARIEREAKIPDETINGLKELGALGMKIDTKYGGLGLTQVYYNKALALVGSASPAIGALLSAHQSIGVPQPLKLFGTQEQRDAFLPRCARTDISAFLLTEPDVGSDPARLATTAVPDGDDYVLDGVKLWTTNGVVADLLVVMARVPKSEGHRGGITAFVVEAAAEGVTVENRNAFMGLRGLENGVTRFHQVRVPAANRIGAEGAGLKIALTTLNTGRLSLPAMCVGAGKWCLKIAREWSAAREQWGKPVAFHEAVGSKISFIAATTFALEAVLDLSSQMADEDRNDIRIEAALAKLYGSEMAWLMADELVQIRGGRGFETADSLAARGERAVPAEQVLRDLRINRIFEGSTEIMHLLIAREAVDAHLAVAGDLIDPDKSLADKAKAGAKAGGFYARWLPKLVAGPGQLPRSYAEFHPEGHPDLSGHLRYVERAARKLARSTFYAMSRWQGRMETKQGFLGRIVDIGAELFAMSAACVRAELLRTTEDYGREAYQLADVFCRQARIRADELFDRLWTNTDAIDHKVVKGVLSGTYTWLEEGVVDPSGDGPWIADATPGPSKRENAHRPIR